One window of Candidatus Manganitrophaceae bacterium genomic DNA carries:
- a CDS encoding VIT family protein has product MSHKEAHRSHRIGWLRAAVLGANDGIVSTASLIIGVAAAHTAHEDILLVGIAGLVAGAMSMAAGEYVSVSSQADTEKADIELEKRHIKDYNAFELKELANIYEERGLDSSLAEQVAEQLMAHDALGAHARDELGIFERRRARPIQAAFLSAGTFTIGAALPLFAVLATPEAQLIPVVAGLSLISLAGLGSLAARAGGASMTIGAFRVTFWGTLAMGLTAAVGRLFGGPA; this is encoded by the coding sequence ATGAGTCACAAGGAAGCACATAGATCACATCGGATAGGCTGGTTACGTGCAGCAGTTCTCGGTGCCAATGATGGCATTGTTTCAACAGCAAGCCTTATCATTGGTGTTGCAGCGGCTCATACCGCGCATGAAGATATCCTTCTCGTTGGAATCGCCGGCCTAGTCGCGGGAGCAATGTCAATGGCAGCGGGGGAATATGTATCGGTTAGTTCTCAGGCAGATACAGAGAAAGCAGATATAGAGCTTGAGAAACGCCATATAAAAGATTACAATGCGTTTGAGCTGAAGGAACTCGCAAATATTTATGAAGAAAGAGGACTCGATTCGAGTCTAGCGGAACAGGTTGCAGAACAACTCATGGCTCACGATGCACTGGGAGCACACGCAAGAGATGAACTCGGCATATTTGAGAGGAGGAGGGCGCGACCAATTCAAGCGGCATTTTTATCAGCGGGCACATTCACCATTGGTGCCGCATTGCCATTATTTGCCGTATTGGCCACTCCTGAAGCTCAGCTTATACCGGTCGTCGCAGGATTGTCCCTAATCTCCCTAGCGGGTTTAGGGAGCCTTGCTGCACGTGCGGGAGGAGCGTCAATGACCATCGGCGCATTCAGAGTTACATTTTGGGGAACACTTGCTATGGGTTTAACCGCGGCAGTAGGTAGATTATTTGGAGGGCCTGCATGA
- a CDS encoding universal stress protein: MGMIHLCKKTEGMMIDNVVGGKKMNILVALDLSTASQKILRVVETLVSGLSAKIWLFHVTEPSGGMVEYKGSLRNDEGDDRLDPDYARDQIAQKIRNEHKVLQKEAEKLKNSRVEVTARMFEGSPTEILLHELEKLEIDMIVVGSHGHGALYNMLIGSTCESILKRSTCPVLVVPTHDRPQ; the protein is encoded by the coding sequence ATGGGTATGATTCACTTGTGTAAAAAAACAGAGGGAATGATGATCGATAATGTAGTGGGAGGGAAGAAAATGAATATATTGGTTGCACTTGATCTATCCACAGCATCTCAGAAGATATTACGTGTTGTCGAAACTTTAGTATCCGGATTATCTGCGAAGATATGGTTGTTCCATGTGACGGAACCCAGTGGGGGGATGGTTGAGTACAAGGGAAGCCTCAGGAATGACGAGGGCGATGATCGCTTAGACCCGGACTATGCACGTGATCAGATTGCCCAAAAAATCCGAAATGAACACAAGGTCTTACAAAAAGAGGCGGAAAAGCTAAAAAATTCCCGAGTCGAGGTAACAGCCCGTATGTTTGAAGGTTCACCCACCGAAATTCTTCTACACGAATTGGAGAAGCTAGAGATAGACATGATTGTTGTCGGGTCTCATGGACATGGAGCCCTTTACAACATGCTCATCGGGAGTACCTGTGAGAGTATCCTGAAGCGGTCTACCTGCCCTGTCCTTGTGGTTCCCACACATGATCGACCACAATAG
- a CDS encoding type II toxin-antitoxin system VapB family antitoxin, which yields MARTNIELDDRLVEAGFKITKCKTKKDLVNFALKELVAKKSRKELLELEGKVVWEGRLSELRKTRI from the coding sequence ATGGCGAGGACAAATATTGAGTTGGATGACCGCCTCGTAGAGGCTGGCTTTAAAATAACCAAATGCAAAACCAAGAAAGACCTGGTGAACTTTGCTTTAAAAGAGCTTGTGGCCAAAAAAAGCCGGAAGGAACTCTTAGAGCTTGAGGGGAAGGTCGTTTGGGAAGGTAGGCTGTCAGAACTACGGAAAACCAGAATATGA
- a CDS encoding PIN domain nuclease — MILVDSSVWIDFFRGSGTGRILRRLIEGEESLCLTGINLTEILQGIKEDQTHEQIQRHLLTFPIFLTKGVETYLHGSDIFRKCRRQGKTIRKTMDCIISAIAIENNLTLLHNDRDFDHIAKCTQLKIYSEAAG, encoded by the coding sequence ATGATCCTGGTTGATTCCTCCGTGTGGATTGATTTCTTCCGAGGATCGGGGACCGGCCGTATACTGCGTCGTCTCATAGAAGGGGAGGAGTCTCTCTGTCTCACGGGCATCAATCTGACTGAGATATTACAAGGGATAAAAGAAGATCAAACACATGAACAGATTCAGAGGCACCTGTTGACCTTCCCGATCTTTCTAACAAAGGGAGTTGAAACCTATTTGCATGGCTCCGACATTTTTCGGAAATGCCGCCGTCAGGGGAAGACGATCCGAAAGACGATGGATTGCATCATTTCTGCAATTGCCATTGAAAACAACCTCACGCTACTACACAACGATCGAGATTTCGATCATATCGCCAAATGTACCCAACTTAAAATTTACTCTGAGGCGGCCGGGTAG
- a CDS encoding YncE family protein, translating to MKTKRSLIGLTLILTMGLNAFGTQDSLGNTETKSETLLIEQTILLIEPRGVAVDLGNNRAFVVDFGLAALVSVDLRTGNRTIVSDITTGSGIPFAFPRGIAVDPANNRAYVVDFSLAALVSIDLSTGNRTLISDSQTGTGVPFVFLRGVAVDPANNRALVIDFTLDALISVDLSTGNRTTLSDATTGTGTPFLAPVGVALNLANNRAFVTDFALGLISVDLRTGNRIIVSNAQRGTGPVFSLPRGVALDPANIQAFVIDGGLGALVSVDLITGDRTIVSDATIGTGTSFSVPFHIALDPARSRAYVTDLTLNALVSVDLRTGNRTIISTTATGS from the coding sequence ATGAAAACAAAAAGATCTTTAATCGGACTGACGCTTATTCTTACAATGGGCCTGAACGCCTTCGGTACTCAGGATAGCCTTGGGAATACCGAAACAAAATCGGAAACCCTCCTAATTGAACAAACTATATTGCTAATCGAACCGAGGGGTGTTGCTGTTGATCTAGGAAACAACCGCGCCTTCGTTGTAGACTTTGGCCTTGCTGCTTTGGTCTCGGTTGACCTAAGAACCGGCAATCGAACCATCGTCTCTGACATCACGACAGGAAGCGGAATCCCTTTTGCTTTTCCGAGGGGCATCGCGGTTGATCCGGCGAACAACCGCGCCTATGTTGTAGACTTTAGCCTTGCTGCTCTGGTCTCGATAGACCTTTCCACCGGAAACCGAACCTTAATCTCTGATAGCCAAACAGGAACCGGAGTTCCTTTTGTTTTTCTTAGAGGTGTTGCAGTTGATCCTGCAAATAATCGCGCCTTGGTGATCGACTTTACATTGGATGCCTTGATTTCGGTTGATCTCTCCACCGGAAACCGAACTACCCTCTCTGACGCCACAACAGGAACCGGAACCCCTTTTCTCGCTCCAGTTGGTGTCGCGCTTAACCTGGCCAACAATCGTGCTTTTGTTACCGACTTTGCCCTGGGCCTGATCTCGGTTGACCTCAGAACCGGGAATCGAATAATTGTTTCTAACGCCCAAAGAGGAACGGGACCCGTTTTTTCTCTTCCAAGGGGTGTCGCGCTTGATCCGGCGAACATCCAGGCCTTCGTGATCGACGGTGGTTTGGGTGCTCTGGTCTCAGTTGACCTTATCACCGGAGACCGAACTATCGTCTCTGATGCCACAATAGGAACCGGAACTTCCTTTTCGGTCCCATTTCATATCGCGCTTGATCCGGCTAGGAGCCGCGCTTACGTCACGGACCTTACTTTGAATGCCCTGGTCTCGGTTGACCTAAGAACCGGGAATCGAACCATCATCTCTACCACTGCAACAGGGAGCTGA
- the djlA gene encoding co-chaperone DjlA: MAWWGTGIGAGIGLIFGGPIGAIIGAGLGSSLTQGRSQLGTGQQKQIGFLVAAFTMLGKIAKADGFVSPDEVEFIETFMTKELELDARSRKVAIEIFNRAKSDETSIYKYAQQFSEIFRNDAAMRETIYRVLFMTAMADGHLHPAEKEILQKLPIYLQIKNDAYHRFESAIAGNSSSVGNLEQFYATLEVDQNATDAEIKKAYRKKCQEYHPDKLASKGLPEGFTKFANEQMSQFSDAYDKITNSRRKHVQN; the protein is encoded by the coding sequence ATGGCATGGTGGGGAACAGGCATTGGCGCAGGTATTGGGTTAATTTTTGGTGGTCCAATCGGCGCAATCATAGGGGCAGGTCTCGGAAGCAGCCTTACTCAGGGTCGGTCACAGCTCGGAACGGGCCAACAGAAACAGATTGGGTTTCTCGTGGCGGCATTTACAATGCTGGGGAAGATCGCCAAAGCGGACGGGTTCGTTTCCCCTGATGAGGTCGAATTCATAGAGACCTTTATGACGAAGGAATTGGAATTAGATGCTCGGTCAAGAAAGGTCGCGATTGAGATTTTTAATCGGGCTAAATCAGATGAAACATCGATTTACAAATATGCACAACAATTTTCTGAAATATTTCGAAACGACGCTGCCATGCGGGAGACGATCTACAGGGTCCTATTCATGACCGCCATGGCCGATGGCCACCTCCATCCAGCAGAAAAGGAGATCCTCCAGAAACTCCCGATATACCTCCAGATTAAGAATGATGCTTATCACCGATTTGAATCTGCAATTGCTGGAAATAGTTCATCTGTTGGAAATTTAGAGCAATTCTATGCGACCTTGGAGGTTGATCAAAATGCGACCGATGCGGAAATAAAAAAGGCTTACCGGAAAAAATGCCAGGAATACCACCCTGATAAATTGGCCTCTAAAGGACTGCCGGAAGGATTCACGAAGTTTGCCAATGAACAGATGTCGCAGTTTTCAGATGCGTATGACAAGATTACGAATAGTAGGCGGAAACATGTACAGAATTGA
- a CDS encoding DUF2892 domain-containing protein — translation MTIERALRLIAGTVVLVSLALSVFHSQNWLFLTAFVGLNLFQSGFSNWCPMMWILEKTGLHREVKVASSKEGASDQLVV, via the coding sequence ATGACAATCGAAAGAGCCCTTCGGCTAATTGCAGGGACTGTTGTATTGGTCAGTTTGGCACTCTCTGTCTTTCATAGCCAAAACTGGCTCTTCTTAACCGCATTTGTCGGCCTAAATCTTTTTCAATCGGGCTTTAGCAATTGGTGCCCGATGATGTGGATCCTTGAAAAGACCGGTCTTCACCGGGAAGTGAAAGTGGCGAGCAGTAAAGAAGGGGCCTCCGACCAGCTCGTGGTTTAA
- a CDS encoding DUF2892 domain-containing protein, with amino-acid sequence MKCNVGKVDRTMRIILGIAIVAAGIHFESLWGAVGAIPLLTGSIGWCPIYSPFGLSTCSRK; translated from the coding sequence ATGAAATGTAATGTGGGAAAAGTCGATAGGACAATGAGAATCATCTTAGGGATCGCCATTGTTGCCGCAGGGATCCATTTTGAGAGCCTGTGGGGCGCGGTTGGGGCCATCCCTCTTCTGACCGGTTCTATCGGGTGGTGTCCAATCTATTCTCCTTTTGGCCTCTCCACCTGTTCTAGGAAGTAA
- a CDS encoding carboxymuconolactone decarboxylase family protein: protein MRITEKQLKKYPWVLAPFFWSQKIKYGQVLKPGLLWARVPKLFAAVATLYGVLDRKGSPLSPALRSLVTVRVSQINWCRFCVDINAATLAKRSGSMEKVEAVERWRESELFDEKEKVVLEYAEAMTDSNQQVTDTMVERLKQFFDEEGIVELTGLIAFQNLSSKFNSALDVPAQGFCKLPSEEMRKS, encoded by the coding sequence ATGAGGATCACTGAAAAACAACTCAAAAAATACCCGTGGGTCCTGGCTCCTTTCTTTTGGAGCCAGAAAATAAAATATGGACAAGTCCTGAAACCCGGATTACTCTGGGCCAGGGTCCCGAAATTGTTTGCAGCCGTTGCGACACTCTACGGCGTATTGGATAGGAAAGGATCCCCCCTGAGTCCTGCATTACGTTCATTGGTGACCGTCAGGGTCTCGCAGATCAACTGGTGCCGTTTCTGCGTCGATATTAACGCGGCCACACTTGCAAAAAGGTCCGGTTCAATGGAAAAAGTGGAAGCGGTCGAACGATGGCGGGAAAGTGAGCTTTTCGACGAAAAAGAGAAAGTCGTTCTTGAATATGCAGAAGCGATGACTGATTCCAACCAGCAAGTGACCGATACTATGGTTGAACGATTAAAACAATTCTTCGATGAAGAGGGCATTGTGGAGTTGACCGGACTCATCGCCTTCCAAAACCTGTCGAGCAAATTCAATAGCGCCCTTGATGTCCCTGCTCAAGGTTTTTGCAAACTTCCCTCTGAAGAAATGCGTAAGTCTTAA